The uncultured Desulfobulbus sp. genome window below encodes:
- a CDS encoding PAS domain S-box protein — protein sequence MDTITGQESQQYIALHQQIDALRAECQQLRQLHEQSSLAYQSLSIDGDLIDVNQRWLDILGWSREEVLGKNFTVFLSPEAHAAFQVNFARFKQAGEISGVEFALLKQDGSRIFVSFHGKIATAQDGTFLQTHCFFQDITQQKEHEQVLRESEERFRALHNASFGGIAIHDQGVILDCNQGLAEQTGYPLDELIGMDGLQLIAAKTRDLVRRNIQRGYDAAYEALAERKDGSQYPVRLRGANIPYKGKTVRVVEFRDITEFKQLEEALEKRLVALTCPATRESSFSFEELFDLDRIQQIQDEFANATNVASIITRTDGVPITRPSNFTRLCSGIIRQTEVGCANCFRSDAILGRHHPEGPIVQLCLSGGLWDAGASISVGGHHVANWLIGQVRNEHQDEPSLRQYAQKIGVDEEVFMEAYAEVPSMERKRFEQIANALHTLANQLSLSAYQNMQQARAMAERRQAEEALRVGEERFRLAMEATKDGLWDWNIQENSVYYSPNYWAMLGYEGEEKPQDANVWMEMLHPEDRESVIAANTDCIEGRCESFIVEYRLRSRDGSWKWIQGRGKAAARDENGKALRMVGTHVDISERKQAEEEHATLEAQLLQSQKMESVARLAGGIAHDFNNMLMVVQGHADMAMLKRDPTDPDYHRFQAIRTIVDRSADLTRQLLAFARKQPIAPKLLNLNTTIENMLSILRRLIGEDITLTWLPEEELGSVKADPSQIDQILANLCVNARDAIAGVGTIIVETQNCSFDATYCAAHTGFVPGDYVRISVADNGSGMDKDTVTQVFEPFFTTKIVGQGTGLGLATVYGIVRQNDGFVNVYSEPGQGTVFTVYIPRVEESAHEEVRETVVQTVGGTETILVVEDEPEILEMTKAMLEHLGYTVIASTSPHDAVHKSTVYAGNIDLVLTDVVMPEMNGRELVQRVLEEHPHAKSLFMSGYTADIIAHQGVLEQGIQFIQKPFSHTALANKVRMLLDTL from the coding sequence ATGGATACAATAACCGGGCAGGAATCACAGCAGTACATTGCATTGCATCAGCAGATTGATGCCTTGCGCGCAGAGTGTCAACAACTTCGTCAGCTGCATGAGCAATCTTCATTGGCCTATCAATCGCTCAGCATTGATGGTGATCTCATTGATGTAAACCAGCGCTGGCTCGACATACTGGGGTGGTCTCGTGAAGAGGTCTTGGGGAAAAATTTTACCGTTTTTCTCTCTCCTGAGGCCCACGCAGCGTTTCAGGTCAACTTTGCTCGTTTTAAACAGGCAGGTGAAATCTCCGGGGTGGAATTTGCTCTGCTCAAGCAGGACGGCAGTCGCATTTTTGTCTCTTTTCATGGGAAAATTGCCACAGCACAAGATGGAACTTTTCTCCAAACCCACTGTTTTTTTCAGGATATTACTCAGCAAAAAGAACATGAGCAGGTTTTACGTGAAAGTGAAGAGAGGTTTCGAGCCCTGCACAATGCCTCCTTTGGTGGTATCGCCATTCATGATCAAGGGGTGATTCTTGATTGTAACCAGGGATTGGCCGAGCAGACCGGATACCCCCTGGATGAACTGATCGGCATGGATGGACTGCAACTCATTGCTGCAAAAACGCGCGATTTGGTCAGGCGAAATATACAAAGGGGTTATGATGCAGCCTATGAGGCTTTGGCTGAGCGTAAAGACGGCAGCCAGTATCCTGTCCGTCTGCGTGGTGCCAACATTCCCTACAAAGGGAAGACGGTACGGGTGGTCGAATTTCGTGATATCACCGAATTTAAACAGCTGGAAGAAGCTCTGGAAAAACGTCTTGTCGCCCTCACCTGTCCAGCGACCCGGGAGAGTTCGTTCAGTTTTGAAGAACTTTTTGATCTCGATCGTATTCAGCAGATTCAGGATGAGTTCGCCAATGCCACCAATGTTGCCTCCATCATTACCAGGACCGATGGCGTCCCCATAACCCGGCCCAGTAATTTTACACGTCTGTGCAGCGGTATCATCCGTCAGACAGAGGTCGGCTGTGCCAACTGTTTCAGATCTGATGCGATTTTAGGACGACATCATCCCGAGGGCCCCATTGTCCAGCTCTGTCTCAGTGGAGGGCTTTGGGATGCAGGGGCCAGTATCAGCGTGGGCGGGCATCACGTGGCCAACTGGCTTATCGGGCAGGTGCGCAACGAGCATCAGGATGAGCCCTCTCTACGACAGTATGCGCAGAAAATCGGCGTTGATGAAGAGGTCTTCATGGAGGCCTACGCGGAAGTTCCTTCAATGGAGCGAAAACGTTTTGAACAGATAGCTAATGCCCTGCATACCCTTGCCAACCAACTCTCCCTCTCTGCCTATCAGAATATGCAGCAGGCACGGGCCATGGCCGAACGCAGACAGGCCGAGGAGGCACTGCGGGTTGGTGAAGAGCGGTTTCGGCTGGCCATGGAGGCCACCAAGGATGGTCTCTGGGACTGGAACATTCAGGAAAACTCGGTCTATTACAGTCCCAATTACTGGGCCATGCTGGGGTACGAGGGGGAGGAAAAACCCCAGGATGCCAATGTCTGGATGGAGATGCTTCATCCAGAGGATCGGGAATCCGTTATAGCTGCCAACACGGACTGCATTGAAGGACGATGCGAATCCTTTATTGTTGAGTATCGACTGCGCAGTCGAGACGGAAGTTGGAAATGGATTCAGGGGCGGGGCAAAGCGGCAGCACGGGATGAGAACGGAAAGGCCCTGCGTATGGTCGGTACCCATGTCGATATCAGTGAGCGCAAGCAGGCTGAAGAAGAACATGCAACCCTGGAAGCCCAGCTGCTGCAATCACAGAAGATGGAATCCGTTGCCCGGCTTGCCGGTGGCATAGCCCATGATTTTAATAATATGCTCATGGTGGTCCAGGGCCATGCCGATATGGCCATGCTCAAACGTGACCCCACAGATCCCGATTATCATCGTTTTCAGGCCATCCGCACCATTGTGGATCGTTCTGCTGATTTGACCCGCCAGCTGCTCGCTTTTGCCCGAAAACAACCCATTGCCCCTAAGTTATTGAACCTCAATACCACCATCGAAAATATGCTTTCGATTTTGCGGCGGCTCATCGGCGAGGATATTACCCTCACCTGGTTGCCCGAAGAGGAGCTTGGGTCAGTGAAGGCGGATCCTTCACAGATTGATCAGATCCTGGCCAATCTCTGTGTCAATGCGCGGGATGCCATTGCAGGAGTTGGCACCATTATAGTGGAGACACAAAATTGCAGTTTTGATGCAACCTACTGTGCGGCGCATACAGGATTTGTTCCCGGTGACTATGTTCGGATTTCCGTGGCCGATAACGGAAGCGGTATGGATAAGGACACCGTGACTCAGGTGTTCGAACCTTTTTTCACCACAAAGATTGTGGGCCAGGGGACAGGTCTGGGGCTGGCCACGGTTTATGGCATTGTCCGCCAGAATGACGGTTTTGTGAATGTCTATAGTGAGCCGGGACAAGGAACCGTTTTTACAGTGTATATCCCCCGGGTTGAAGAATCTGCCCACGAGGAGGTCAGGGAGACAGTCGTACAGACGGTGGGGGGGACAGAAACAATCCTGGTGGTGGAAGACGAGCCAGAAATTTTAGAAATGACAAAGGCCATGCTGGAACACCTGGGGTATACGGTCATCGCCTCAACCTCTCCCCATGATGCGGTGCATAAAAGCACTGTCTATGCCGGAAACATCGATCTTGTCCTCACCGATGTGGTCATGCCGGAGATGAATGGTCGTGAGCTGGTGCAGCGGGTGTTGGAAGAACACCCTCATGCAAAGAGTTTGTTCATGTCTGGATATACGGCTGATATTATTGCTCATCAGGGGGTGCTTGAGCAGGGGATTCAGTTCATTCAAAAACCCTTTTCCCATACGGCTCTTGCGAATAAAGTGCGGATGCTGCTTGATACATTGTAG
- a CDS encoding methyl-accepting chemotaxis protein, with translation MKFLRNLSLTSKFLSIGIIIVALLGFGLMSFFARMIHNNTVTAYVDKARSIALAAESVRQEMDDKWEQGLFTTEQVRTLSQEGKLDHVLNMVPVVTAWKAAMKKAEQGDYVLRVPKFEPRNPKNLPDYGLQYKIEAPALKKIKEENLDEYFVIDEEQNAVRYFLPIRLSQTCLMCHGDPATSVQLWGLEGGKDPTGGTMENWQVGEIHGAFEIVQSLKPADSKLRKDLIKAFVITLVGLGCAMFAFYFLVHYAVAKPISSVTKSLENIASGDADLTQRLDAFNNDEIGVLVDNFNKFIENLQKMISQVAGNTDTITNASAHLLNISQDISGTSVAASSKTDRVSSSSTVMSDNMNAIAAAMEEASSNIAIMASATEEMSTTLQEISHSSDNARRVSEQGVKRSEQATLQIDQLRSIAQDIDKVTATIAEISDQTNLLALNATIEAARAGEAGKGFAIVANEIKDLSVQTASATSEIQQQIETVQRAIGSTLTEISGMAEVITEINQITLLVAESVTEQTAATDEISSNISQASSVVEEINERIAESSAMSRQIDLDLNEVNQAAKDVTEGSRQISDNVSKLDAMAEVLKKMIEKFTV, from the coding sequence ATGAAATTTCTGCGCAACCTCTCCCTGACAAGCAAGTTTTTATCCATAGGGATTATTATCGTCGCCTTGCTTGGCTTTGGGCTGATGTCCTTTTTTGCCCGCATGATCCATAATAATACGGTGACGGCCTATGTTGACAAAGCGCGAAGTATAGCTTTGGCGGCTGAATCTGTACGCCAGGAGATGGATGATAAATGGGAGCAGGGATTGTTCACGACCGAACAGGTCCGCACATTGTCGCAGGAAGGAAAATTGGACCACGTGCTCAATATGGTCCCTGTGGTTACCGCCTGGAAAGCGGCCATGAAAAAGGCGGAACAGGGCGACTATGTCTTGCGGGTTCCTAAATTTGAGCCTCGAAACCCTAAGAATTTACCTGACTATGGGCTGCAATATAAGATAGAGGCCCCGGCATTAAAGAAAATCAAAGAGGAGAACCTCGACGAGTATTTCGTCATAGATGAAGAGCAGAATGCGGTTCGTTATTTTTTACCTATTCGTCTGAGCCAAACCTGTTTGATGTGCCATGGCGATCCAGCTACCTCGGTACAACTCTGGGGACTTGAGGGAGGGAAGGATCCCACCGGGGGAACCATGGAAAATTGGCAGGTTGGGGAAATTCATGGTGCCTTTGAAATTGTGCAGTCACTGAAACCAGCTGACAGCAAATTGCGCAAAGACCTGATCAAGGCGTTTGTCATTACCTTGGTCGGGCTGGGGTGTGCCATGTTTGCCTTTTATTTTCTTGTCCACTATGCGGTGGCCAAACCCATTAGCTCGGTGACAAAAAGCCTGGAAAATATTGCCTCCGGGGATGCTGATCTGACCCAGCGACTTGATGCCTTCAATAACGACGAAATTGGTGTGCTGGTAGACAATTTCAACAAGTTCATTGAAAACCTGCAAAAGATGATCAGCCAGGTTGCCGGTAACACCGATACCATCACCAATGCGTCGGCCCATCTTTTGAATATATCACAAGATATTTCAGGAACCTCTGTGGCTGCTTCCTCAAAAACAGACAGGGTCTCCTCCTCAAGTACGGTGATGAGCGATAACATGAATGCCATCGCAGCCGCCATGGAAGAGGCGTCTTCCAACATTGCGATTATGGCCTCGGCAACCGAGGAGATGAGTACCACCCTGCAGGAAATATCCCATAGTAGCGATAATGCCAGGCGGGTATCTGAACAGGGGGTGAAACGTTCGGAGCAGGCGACCCTGCAGATTGATCAACTCCGGTCCATTGCTCAGGATATCGATAAGGTGACCGCCACCATCGCCGAAATATCGGATCAGACCAATCTTCTTGCCTTGAACGCGACCATTGAAGCTGCCCGTGCTGGAGAGGCGGGCAAAGGTTTTGCCATTGTGGCCAATGAAATCAAAGATCTATCTGTCCAGACAGCCAGTGCCACTAGCGAGATACAACAGCAAATCGAGACGGTACAGCGTGCAATTGGTAGCACATTGACAGAAATAAGTGGTATGGCAGAGGTAATTACGGAGATAAATCAGATTACTCTGCTGGTCGCGGAATCTGTGACAGAGCAAACGGCCGCAACCGATGAAATTTCAAGCAATATCAGTCAGGCATCCAGCGTCGTCGAAGAGATTAACGAACGGATTGCAGAAAGTAGCGCCATGTCTCGGCAAATAGATCTGGATCTGAACGAGGTCAATCAGGCCGCAAAGGATGTAACAGAGGGGAGTCGGCAGATTTCAGACAATGTCTCCAAACTTGATGCGATGGCGGAGGTACTGAAGAAGATGATTGAAAAATTTACGGTCTGA
- a CDS encoding efflux RND transporter periplasmic adaptor subunit has protein sequence MNDPNTPRQIHPQRKNSWRFILWKYLPQLILVLLLVSIALVSLVVKQRKQELEAAKKATHATEKPLVNTVALKLSPRTMVDAINLPGTIEPWTRLELKAKVSGAIVEVLAQEGEQVRAGQVLARIEEEDFRIAVAAARAAYALARSDYARSQSMHKTKVVAQANLEAASAHLQATKAELERAELQLSRCAITAPMDAVIKRLDAKIGAYLSVGDPLAELLNIDKVKAVIGIPESDVDAVRRITTVDLSIPALGNKQLRGSSLFVAPSPDSTAHLFRFEVALDNPQHAILPGMFFRAQIIKRTLAQAIAVPLYAIISRDDEQYVFVVEDNKARKQPVSLGVIEQWQVEVTRGLGPGQEILIEGHREVEDGQPIKLMRVVNDPSQLVP, from the coding sequence ATGAATGATCCAAATACTCCCCGGCAGATACATCCCCAAAGAAAAAACAGTTGGCGCTTCATCCTCTGGAAATATTTACCGCAACTGATCCTGGTGCTTCTGCTCGTCAGTATTGCCTTGGTTTCCCTGGTGGTGAAACAGCGAAAGCAGGAGCTGGAAGCGGCAAAAAAAGCAACCCACGCGACCGAAAAGCCTCTGGTAAACACCGTCGCTCTCAAACTGAGCCCCCGTACCATGGTCGATGCGATCAATCTGCCCGGTACCATTGAGCCCTGGACGCGGCTGGAACTGAAAGCCAAAGTCAGCGGGGCCATTGTCGAGGTCTTGGCGCAGGAGGGAGAGCAGGTGAGGGCGGGGCAGGTGCTTGCCCGTATCGAGGAGGAGGATTTCCGCATCGCCGTTGCAGCGGCACGTGCCGCCTATGCGCTGGCCAGATCCGACTATGCCCGGAGCCAGTCCATGCATAAGACCAAGGTCGTCGCCCAGGCGAACCTCGAGGCAGCGTCTGCCCACCTCCAGGCAACAAAAGCGGAATTGGAGCGAGCAGAGTTGCAGTTGTCTCGTTGCGCCATTACCGCCCCCATGGATGCGGTCATCAAGCGACTGGATGCCAAGATTGGTGCCTACCTCAGCGTAGGCGATCCCCTGGCGGAACTCCTGAATATAGACAAGGTCAAAGCCGTGATCGGCATTCCAGAATCCGATGTGGATGCTGTCAGGCGGATTACAACCGTGGACCTGAGCATACCGGCGCTGGGCAACAAACAGCTCCGCGGCAGCAGTCTCTTTGTGGCCCCATCCCCGGACAGTACGGCCCATCTCTTTCGTTTTGAGGTGGCTCTTGATAACCCGCAACATGCAATTCTGCCAGGCATGTTCTTTCGAGCCCAGATCATCAAACGCACGCTTGCGCAGGCGATTGCCGTGCCCCTTTATGCCATTATCAGCCGTGATGACGAGCAGTATGTCTTTGTGGTGGAGGACAACAAGGCCCGGAAGCAACCTGTTTCCCTGGGTGTAATTGAACAGTGGCAGGTGGAGGTCACCCGCGGCCTCGGTCCGGGTCAGGAAATATTGATCGAGGGACACCGGGAGGTTGAAGACGGCCAACCGATCAAACTGATGCGCGTGGTCAACGACCCGAGTCAACTCGTGCCATGA
- a CDS encoding efflux RND transporter permease subunit, whose translation MIISNTAVKNSTTVVVLSLLIITFGVYSYLILPRESDPDITIPNVFISTNYRGVSPKDMETAVTVEIEKKLKGLDGLKKIQSVSSEGNSSINVEFVTGTDIDQALQDVKDKVDEAMGELPTDLDEDPSVFEVNFSEMPIVVFSLSGDSALAQLKEIADDLEDDIEAITGVLEVDVTGGVEREIRVEVDPDKLSFYGLSFGTLQQVVQSENQNTSGGAIRLGSGRFLLRVPGEFSTPEDIFWLVVATHEGQPVYLKDVARVVDDFKEETSRARLDGRSAINLAVKKRSGENIIDISRAIDQVIAQRQATWPQGTEVTKVMDKAKDIGIMVADLENNILSGLVLVLIVIFFAMGLRNAILVSLSIPFSMLLTFTALSIMGITLNMVVLFSLTLALGMLVDNAIVIIENIHRFMEQGANRRDAAMQATSEVAYPVIASTLTTLAAFAPMLFWPGIMGEFMSYLPLTLIVTLSSSLFVALVINPALASLLMRAPEGVVSTPDDMETPAAVEQPVGLDGPVLRRYGALLKFSLNNPFTVLLGSFGVLVLMVQGWLLVIGLEKPVEFFPEIDPKGIYVNVETPEGADLEYIDRVMQRLEMVIAGADPALVEADNFTRDDYKKTLTTQAYTTKTGYRYQGPSDLKNIETLYMKGVVTAPPGSSFDPNTPTHIGVRFLDLQDRWESSLDTVERIRQRVAPIAGGKITIAMEEQGPPTGSPINIEIAGDDFAVLGALAKKVKAILADMPNVEDIRDDFNEGTPAVKILIDRQKAALFGLTTDAIGFALKTAYNGLDVSTYRERDDDYDITVQLAEDDRRVVDVLHQLIIPAPNGTMVPLSTLAQVRFTGSIGDITRINNERVVTVQANVNETQTTGPVMRQQAEELLAKFPLPPGYRITFTGEFEFQQESEQFLSKAFVVALLLIFLVLVAQFNSVSQPFLIMTSVVLSLGGAFLGLMVFRQPFGIIMTGVGVISLAGVVVNNAIVLIDYINKLRERGMELNEAVINGGATRLRPVLLTAVTTILGLIPMITGISFDFHNLSIAWVSESSQWWRSMAVVVAFGLIIATFLTLVVVPTMYFLMQRGKDHSRYWKDRVHKAYWGLFERLFGENA comes from the coding sequence ATGATTATCTCCAACACAGCTGTTAAAAATTCGACCACGGTGGTGGTGCTTTCTCTCTTGATCATCACCTTTGGTGTCTACTCCTACCTGATTCTCCCCCGGGAGTCCGATCCGGACATCACCATCCCCAATGTCTTCATCTCCACCAATTATCGCGGTGTCTCTCCCAAAGACATGGAGACAGCGGTGACCGTGGAGATAGAGAAAAAACTCAAAGGTCTTGATGGATTAAAAAAGATTCAATCGGTCAGTTCCGAGGGCAACTCCTCCATCAACGTCGAGTTTGTCACCGGAACGGACATTGATCAGGCCCTGCAGGATGTCAAGGACAAGGTAGACGAGGCCATGGGCGAGCTGCCCACGGATCTGGATGAAGATCCTTCGGTCTTTGAGGTCAACTTTTCCGAGATGCCCATCGTTGTGTTTTCCCTCTCCGGAGACTCTGCGCTTGCCCAACTCAAAGAAATCGCCGACGATCTGGAAGATGACATCGAGGCCATTACCGGTGTCCTTGAGGTGGATGTCACCGGCGGGGTGGAGCGTGAGATTCGCGTAGAAGTCGATCCGGACAAACTCTCCTTTTACGGACTTAGCTTTGGCACCCTGCAGCAGGTGGTTCAAAGTGAAAACCAGAACACCTCCGGCGGGGCCATACGCCTTGGTTCCGGTCGCTTTCTCCTGCGGGTACCCGGTGAGTTCAGCACACCTGAGGACATTTTCTGGCTGGTTGTCGCCACCCATGAGGGGCAACCGGTCTATCTCAAGGATGTGGCCCGGGTTGTGGATGACTTCAAGGAGGAAACCAGTCGCGCCCGGCTTGATGGACGAAGCGCGATCAACCTGGCAGTAAAAAAACGCTCGGGGGAAAACATCATCGACATCAGCCGTGCAATCGACCAAGTCATTGCACAGCGGCAGGCCACCTGGCCCCAGGGAACCGAGGTGACCAAGGTCATGGATAAGGCCAAGGATATCGGCATCATGGTCGCCGACCTGGAAAACAATATCCTCTCCGGGTTGGTGCTGGTGCTGATCGTGATTTTCTTTGCCATGGGCCTGAGAAACGCCATCCTGGTGAGCCTCTCCATTCCCTTTTCCATGCTGCTCACCTTCACCGCGCTCTCGATCATGGGCATCACCCTCAACATGGTGGTCCTCTTTAGCCTGACCCTGGCTCTGGGCATGCTGGTGGATAACGCCATTGTTATCATAGAAAATATTCACCGCTTCATGGAACAGGGAGCAAACCGTCGAGATGCGGCGATGCAGGCGACCTCGGAAGTCGCCTACCCGGTCATTGCCTCCACTCTGACAACCCTTGCCGCCTTTGCCCCCATGCTCTTCTGGCCGGGTATCATGGGCGAGTTCATGAGTTATCTGCCGCTCACTCTGATCGTTACCTTAAGCTCCTCGCTCTTTGTGGCCCTGGTAATCAATCCGGCTTTGGCCTCCCTGCTGATGCGAGCACCCGAGGGCGTTGTTTCCACCCCAGATGACATGGAAACACCTGCAGCAGTGGAGCAACCCGTGGGTCTCGATGGCCCGGTCCTGCGGCGCTACGGAGCATTGCTGAAATTCTCACTCAACAATCCTTTCACCGTACTTCTCGGTTCTTTTGGGGTACTGGTGTTGATGGTCCAGGGCTGGCTTCTGGTGATCGGCCTGGAAAAACCGGTGGAATTCTTTCCGGAAATTGACCCCAAGGGCATATATGTCAATGTGGAGACACCTGAGGGTGCCGACCTGGAGTATATCGACCGGGTCATGCAGCGCCTTGAGATGGTCATTGCCGGTGCGGATCCTGCGCTGGTGGAAGCGGACAACTTCACCCGAGATGACTACAAAAAGACGCTTACAACCCAAGCGTACACCACCAAAACCGGGTACCGCTATCAGGGGCCCAGCGATCTGAAAAATATCGAGACTCTCTACATGAAGGGGGTGGTGACCGCGCCCCCGGGATCGAGTTTTGATCCCAACACGCCAACCCACATCGGCGTTCGTTTTCTGGATCTGCAGGACCGCTGGGAGTCTTCCCTGGACACGGTGGAGCGTATCCGTCAACGGGTGGCGCCCATTGCGGGCGGTAAAATCACCATAGCCATGGAAGAGCAGGGCCCCCCAACTGGTTCTCCGATCAATATTGAAATTGCGGGGGATGATTTTGCCGTCTTAGGGGCGCTGGCAAAAAAGGTCAAAGCAATCCTGGCCGACATGCCCAACGTGGAGGATATTCGCGATGATTTCAACGAGGGCACTCCAGCGGTTAAGATCCTGATCGACCGGCAGAAGGCCGCCCTTTTTGGTCTGACCACCGACGCCATCGGTTTTGCTCTGAAAACCGCGTACAACGGGCTGGATGTCTCCACCTACCGGGAACGTGATGATGATTACGATATCACCGTTCAGCTGGCCGAGGATGACAGACGGGTGGTGGATGTACTCCATCAGCTTATTATTCCAGCACCCAACGGGACCATGGTGCCACTCTCCACCCTGGCCCAGGTACGATTCACCGGTTCCATCGGTGATATCACCCGCATCAACAATGAGCGGGTGGTAACGGTCCAGGCCAATGTTAACGAAACCCAAACCACAGGACCGGTCATGCGCCAGCAGGCCGAGGAGCTGCTGGCCAAGTTCCCGCTGCCACCGGGGTACCGCATCACCTTTACCGGCGAGTTTGAATTTCAGCAGGAATCCGAGCAGTTTCTCTCCAAGGCCTTTGTGGTGGCCCTGCTGTTGATCTTTCTGGTCCTGGTAGCCCAGTTCAACTCGGTGAGCCAGCCCTTTCTCATCATGACTTCGGTGGTTCTCTCTCTGGGAGGCGCTTTTTTGGGACTCATGGTCTTTCGCCAACCCTTTGGCATTATCATGACCGGGGTCGGGGTGATTTCCCTTGCCGGGGTCGTGGTCAACAATGCCATTGTCCTCATTGACTATATCAACAAGCTGCGTGAACGGGGCATGGAGCTTAACGAGGCGGTGATCAATGGCGGGGCCACCCGCCTGCGCCCGGTACTGCTCACCGCGGTTACGACCATTTTAGGGCTGATCCCCATGATCACGGGTATTTCCTTTGATTTTCATAACCTGAGTATTGCCTGGGTCAGTGAATCCAGCCAGTGGTGGCGCTCCATGGCCGTGGTCGTTGCCTTTGGCCTGATCATTGCCACCTTTCTCACCCTGGTGGTGGTCCCCACCATGTACTTTCTCATGCAGCGCGGGAAAGATCATTCCCGGTACTGGAAGGACAGGGTACACAAGGCCTACTGGGGACTTTTTGAACGGTTGTTTGGAGAAAACGCATGA
- a CDS encoding MATE family efflux transporter — protein sequence MRLFSLILNEAATLLRLTGPLLVAQLSQTAMGFVDTVMAGRYSSIDLAAVAVGSSIFFPVYLFLIGLQSAVTPLVAQAHGRGNLEEIRSSIRLGMVMGGVIGLLLMPLLWSLEPLMLWLGVSGEVIPITHRYLVAVSWGLPLGGIFYGLKGGGDGLGKTRISMFAGFLGLGTNIGANYLLIYGKLGLPELGGAGCGWATSISILVMLLITGHLLHRSRLGGTEGLFVPTLNPGKNNISETWAFLRLGMPLGVQMFIECSIFTVIALFIAKLGADVVAAHQIALNFTSMLYMLPYSLATALTVRVGFTIGRARIRRLRRIVGTGLGLALSGAVLTCLGIVIFSNEIAALYSNDPVIQSLAVGLLGFAALFQLPDAMQVNFSGILRGCKDTRVPLLLMLCAYWGIGLPLGYGLGLAGLGGMEPGPQGFWIGLICALVTAALLMGTRVVIMIRRLQRG from the coding sequence ATGCGTCTTTTCTCACTTATCCTTAATGAGGCCGCAACACTGCTGCGTCTCACTGGGCCCCTGCTTGTGGCCCAGCTGTCACAAACAGCGATGGGCTTTGTCGATACGGTCATGGCCGGTCGCTACTCTTCTATCGATCTGGCGGCAGTCGCGGTGGGCTCCTCGATTTTCTTTCCTGTCTACCTCTTCCTCATCGGCCTTCAGAGCGCGGTAACACCGTTGGTGGCTCAGGCCCATGGACGGGGGAACCTGGAAGAAATCCGCTCTTCCATTCGTCTGGGCATGGTTATGGGCGGTGTTATCGGTCTGCTGCTCATGCCGCTTCTCTGGTCACTGGAACCCCTGATGCTCTGGCTGGGAGTCAGTGGAGAGGTCATTCCCATCACCCATCGCTATCTGGTTGCCGTTTCCTGGGGCCTACCTCTGGGGGGCATCTTTTACGGACTCAAAGGGGGAGGTGATGGCCTTGGTAAAACCCGCATTTCCATGTTTGCCGGATTTCTTGGCCTGGGGACCAATATCGGCGCCAACTATCTCCTGATTTACGGCAAGCTGGGATTGCCCGAACTTGGCGGGGCCGGATGCGGCTGGGCAACCTCGATCTCGATCCTGGTGATGCTGCTCATTACCGGCCATCTGCTCCATCGCAGCCGCCTGGGGGGGACGGAAGGGTTATTTGTCCCGACACTGAACCCAGGCAAGAACAATATTAGCGAAACCTGGGCGTTTCTCCGACTTGGCATGCCACTTGGGGTCCAGATGTTCATCGAGTGTTCCATCTTCACCGTCATCGCCCTGTTCATCGCCAAGCTTGGAGCCGATGTGGTGGCAGCGCACCAGATTGCCCTCAACTTCACCTCCATGCTCTATATGTTGCCCTATAGTCTGGCAACAGCACTCACCGTCCGGGTTGGTTTTACCATCGGACGCGCGCGCATACGACGCCTGCGCCGAATCGTGGGGACAGGTCTTGGCCTGGCCCTGTCCGGTGCTGTCCTCACCTGTCTGGGGATTGTAATTTTTTCCAACGAAATAGCTGCTCTCTACAGTAACGATCCGGTAATCCAGTCTTTGGCCGTGGGGTTGCTTGGCTTTGCGGCGCTCTTTCAGTTGCCGGATGCGATGCAGGTTAATTTCAGTGGCATTCTTCGGGGCTGCAAGGACACCCGGGTGCCGTTGCTGCTGATGCTCTGTGCCTATTGGGGGATTGGGCTGCCGCTGGGATACGGCCTGGGACTGGCTGGCCTTGGGGGCATGGAGCCTGGCCCCCAAGGATTCTGGATTGGTCTGATCTGTGCGCTGGTCACCGCAGCCCTCTTGATGGGCACACGGGTGGTGATCATGATACGACGGCTGCAACGAGGATGA